CAGCACTTTCAGGTGACGATCAGTCCTCGAACCATGACCCAGCATCTGCACCGTCTGGGCTACACCTGGAAGCGGGCGGGGTACTCACCCGCCAAACCACTCGACCCGGCTGTGCACCACAAACACGCCGCGTCCATTGAGACGCTGAAAAGGGGGCGCTGGACGGCAAACTTCGCCTGAGCTTTCTGGACCAGACCGGCCTGGGATTGATGTTGTCCATCGGTTCGACGTGGACCACTCGGGGCTCAGGCTGTCAGTTTGAGATCCCCACACGGTGGGGGCCAAGTGGACGCATCAATCTCATGGGCTGTTTCACGTTTGACGGGGCCAAGACCCACTTGGACGTGCGCGAACTGAATGGAAACTGCACGAGCGCACAGGTCATAGCCTTCCTCGACACCGTGGCACGGTCCTGTGACCCCCAGCGCTTGACCGTGGTGGTGTTGGACAATGCGCCCTTTCACAAGAGCGCTGCCCTGCGGAAGAAGATCCCACACTGGGCGGCTCAGGGTCTGTATCTCCAGTATCTGCCGCCCTACGCGCCGATGTTGAATCACATCGAGACCGTCTGGCGACGACTCAAGGGCTTTTTGATGCCCAGGCGCTGCTACGACTCTGTGGCACAGCTGCGCGATTCTCTCTACATCGCCTTGACCACCCTCGGCGTCCGGTTTGTCTAAAATATATCTGCGAGTTACTTAGTTCAGGCGGCCCCATCACGGTCACGCTGCAAAATCCCTATACTAGGGAAACAGCCGACTGCAACCTCTATCTTGACCGCATGAACTTTACCGCCCTTAACGCTCAACGAATACGGCCAAACTTGTTCTCCGGAATCAGACGCGTCAAGCCGGTCCGTATCGTGTCAGCATCCTCATTCTGAGCATATGCACATAAGACTTCGAGTTCGCGAGCGATAATGGCAGGGTCGACCGCTCCGAGCTTAGCACTGAAAATCTCGCTGTGGGTGGTGGCGTCGCTCCCTTCACTGGCAGTCAAGAGCTCCTCATAAAGCTTTTCCCCAGGGCGCACGCCACTGTAAACGATATCCACGTTCCTGGCACCAGAGAGACGGATGACGTCACGGGCCAGTTCTGCGATCTTAACCGGGTTGCCCATGTTTAGGACATATACCTTGCCGTTTTCGGCGAGACCACCAGCTTGCAGGACCAGTCGGGCCGCCTCTGGAATAGTCATGAAATACCGGACCATCTCGGGGTGGGTCACGGTGATCGGCCCGCCGGCGCGAATCTGGGCCATGAATGTCGGCACTACGCTGCCGCGGCTGCCAAGCACGTTACCGAAACGTACGGAAACCAAGGCCTGGTCTTCCCTCGCCCGCGCCGCACCCGCCGACACGACCATCTCGGCCACTCGCTTGGAAGCGCCCATCACGCTGGTGGGGTTCACTGCCTTATCAGTGGACACATTCACCAGACGGAAAACCCCGAACTCCAGACATAGGTCCACGA
The DNA window shown above is from Deinococcus betulae and carries:
- a CDS encoding transposase encodes the protein MLSIGSTWTTRGSGCQFEIPTRWGPSGRINLMGCFTFDGAKTHLDVRELNGNCTSAQVIAFLDTVARSCDPQRLTVVVLDNAPFHKSAALRKKIPHWAAQGLYLQYLPPYAPMLNHIETVWRRLKGFLMPRRCYDSVAQLRDSLYIALTTLGVRFV
- a CDS encoding winged helix-turn-helix domain-containing protein, translated to MHHDLTRFEQHGIAGLADGQAPGKPPLVTAEIEPFVHEKLHQDHFWTALMFCDAVAQHFQVTISPRTMTQHLHRLGYTWKRAGYSPAKPLDPAVHHKHAASIETLKRGRWTANFA